From Halosolutus amylolyticus, a single genomic window includes:
- a CDS encoding 3-isopropylmalate dehydratase small subunit, with amino-acid sequence MSVEGPGRAWVFGDDVDTDQITPSRFIVSTDPEELADHAFNDLRPEFSANVADGEFVVAGENFGSGSSREHAPLSLLGAGVDGVVAQSFARIFFRNAINLGLPVLICPDADRIDDGDEISIDLDAGTVTNHETGKEYDAEPLPPFLQDLVDGGGLKPYTKRKLGTAE; translated from the coding sequence ATGAGCGTCGAGGGCCCCGGCCGCGCGTGGGTGTTCGGCGACGACGTCGACACCGACCAGATCACGCCCTCGCGGTTCATCGTCTCGACCGACCCCGAGGAACTCGCCGACCACGCGTTCAACGACCTCCGGCCGGAGTTCTCGGCGAACGTCGCGGACGGCGAGTTCGTCGTCGCCGGCGAGAACTTCGGGAGCGGGTCCTCGCGTGAGCACGCGCCGCTGTCGCTGCTCGGCGCCGGCGTCGACGGCGTCGTCGCCCAGTCGTTCGCCCGGATCTTCTTCCGGAACGCGATCAACCTCGGACTGCCCGTCCTGATCTGTCCCGACGCCGATCGGATCGACGACGGCGACGAGATTTCGATCGATCTCGACGCGGGAACCGTGACGAATCACGAGACCGGCAAGGAGTACGACGCCGAACCGTTGCCGCCGTTCCTGCAGGACCTCGTCGACGGGGGCGGGCTGAAACCGTACACGAAACGAAAGCTCGGGACGGCCGAGTAA
- a CDS encoding hydroxymethylglutaryl-CoA lyase produces the protein MDLPESATIVEMLPRDGFQRYPDFVPTDEKVALIDALSTTGVDEIEFTSFTHPKAVPGLRDADEVAARIDRHDDVCYRALVPNTVGMERAIEADVDKVNALVVISDAYRQKNQGMTLEENLAQIEAIVDLADGTDIEVEAGLGTSFFCPYEGEIPKERTLSVVDRVLEAGVDEVTLATTMGMADPRQVTAMLEALYDDHPDADVGLHLHDTNGMSLANTLAAMQCGVSRFDASVCGLGGGTILPGGLGDVGNTPTEDLVNMLRDMAIETRTEFDRLLEVADDVADRLDLGTPSHALMGGTREQVLATTDDEPN, from the coding sequence ATGGACCTGCCCGAGTCGGCGACGATCGTCGAGATGCTCCCGCGGGACGGCTTCCAGCGCTATCCCGACTTCGTCCCGACCGACGAGAAGGTCGCCCTGATCGACGCGCTCTCGACGACGGGCGTCGACGAGATCGAGTTTACCTCCTTCACTCATCCGAAGGCGGTGCCGGGGCTGCGCGACGCCGACGAGGTCGCGGCCCGGATCGATCGCCACGACGACGTCTGCTACCGGGCGCTCGTGCCGAATACCGTCGGGATGGAACGCGCGATCGAGGCCGACGTGGACAAGGTCAACGCCCTGGTCGTCATCAGCGACGCCTACCGCCAGAAGAACCAGGGGATGACCCTGGAAGAGAACCTGGCGCAGATCGAGGCGATCGTCGACCTCGCGGACGGCACCGATATCGAGGTCGAGGCCGGCCTCGGGACGAGTTTCTTCTGCCCGTACGAGGGCGAGATCCCGAAGGAGCGGACCCTCTCGGTGGTCGATCGAGTCCTCGAGGCGGGCGTCGACGAGGTGACGCTCGCGACGACGATGGGGATGGCCGATCCGCGACAGGTGACGGCGATGCTCGAGGCCCTGTACGACGACCACCCCGACGCGGACGTCGGCCTGCACCTGCACGATACGAACGGGATGAGTCTCGCGAACACGCTCGCGGCGATGCAGTGTGGCGTCTCCCGGTTCGACGCCTCCGTCTGCGGGCTCGGCGGCGGGACCATCCTGCCCGGCGGCCTCGGGGACGTCGGCAACACGCCGACCGAAGACCTCGTCAACATGCTGCGGGACATGGCGATCGAGACCCGGACCGAGTTCGATCGACTGCTCGAGGTGGCCGACGACGTCGCGGATCGGCTCGATCTCGGAACGCCGAGCCACGCCCTGATGGGCGGCACGCGCGAGCAGGTGCTCGCGACGACGGACGACGAACCGAACTGA
- a CDS encoding 3-isopropylmalate dehydratase large subunit — protein sequence MTGQTITEQILSEKAGRDVTAGDYVEAAVDEMIAHDVTGPLAIDAFEDVTGEDGDLAAPDDVVFTLDHHAPADGVEAANNHNIVREFARAYGTHQYEINDGICHQVMIEEGFVEPGDLVIGADSHSTTYGGLGAFGTGVGSTDLGTAFATGELWFRVPETLRFEVHGDLPEGVYAKDLILTFIGDVGFAGATYMTAEYAGSAIQDLPIHQRLVLANMAIEMGGKAGIVEPDDRVATYLEEQAGLDVSIDPDLASDDDATYEAVHTYEGSDLAPQVSKPSNPENAVDVDEVVGTPVDQVFVGTCTNGRYEDIRTVADVLAGERVAPGTRLIVVPASKAVYEKCLETGVLETLVDAGATFQSAGCGACAGYHQGVLGDDDVCLATANRNFPGREGSMESRVYLGSPATAGATALYGEITDPREVETPRYDDHAVADAGVVR from the coding sequence ATGACAGGACAAACGATAACGGAACAGATACTCTCGGAGAAGGCCGGACGGGACGTCACCGCGGGCGACTACGTCGAGGCTGCCGTCGACGAAATGATCGCCCACGACGTGACCGGCCCGCTGGCGATCGACGCGTTCGAGGACGTGACGGGCGAGGACGGCGACCTCGCCGCGCCCGACGACGTCGTCTTCACGCTCGACCACCACGCGCCGGCCGACGGCGTCGAAGCGGCGAACAACCACAACATCGTCAGGGAGTTCGCCCGAGCGTACGGCACGCACCAGTACGAGATCAACGACGGCATCTGCCACCAGGTGATGATCGAGGAGGGGTTCGTCGAACCCGGCGACCTCGTGATCGGCGCGGACTCGCACTCGACGACCTACGGCGGGCTTGGTGCGTTCGGCACCGGCGTCGGCTCGACGGACCTCGGCACCGCCTTCGCCACGGGCGAACTGTGGTTCCGCGTCCCCGAGACGCTCCGGTTCGAGGTCCACGGCGACCTGCCCGAGGGCGTCTACGCGAAGGACCTCATCCTGACGTTCATCGGCGACGTCGGCTTCGCCGGCGCGACGTACATGACCGCCGAGTACGCCGGGAGCGCGATCCAGGACCTGCCGATCCACCAGCGACTCGTCCTCGCGAACATGGCGATCGAGATGGGCGGCAAGGCCGGCATCGTCGAACCCGACGACCGCGTCGCGACCTACCTCGAGGAGCAGGCCGGACTCGACGTGTCGATCGATCCGGACCTCGCGTCGGACGACGACGCGACCTACGAGGCGGTCCACACCTACGAGGGGAGCGACCTCGCGCCGCAGGTGTCGAAGCCGTCGAACCCGGAGAACGCCGTCGACGTCGACGAGGTCGTGGGGACGCCGGTCGACCAGGTCTTCGTCGGGACCTGCACGAACGGCCGGTACGAGGACATCCGCACCGTCGCGGACGTGCTCGCCGGCGAGCGGGTCGCCCCCGGGACCCGGCTGATCGTCGTCCCGGCGTCGAAGGCCGTCTACGAGAAGTGCCTCGAGACGGGCGTCCTCGAGACGCTGGTCGACGCGGGCGCGACGTTCCAGAGCGCGGGCTGTGGCGCCTGTGCGGGCTACCACCAGGGCGTCCTCGGCGACGACGACGTCTGCCTGGCGACGGCGAACCGCAACTTCCCCGGGCGCGAGGGGTCGATGGAGAGTCGCGTCTACCTCGGGAGCCCCGCGACCGCGGGCGCGACGGCGCTGTACGGCGAGATCACCGATCCGCGGGAGGTCGAGACGCCGCGGTACGACGATCACGCGGTCGCCGACGCGGGGGTGGTCCGATGA